The Schistocerca gregaria isolate iqSchGreg1 chromosome 4, iqSchGreg1.2, whole genome shotgun sequence genome contains a region encoding:
- the LOC126267082 gene encoding uncharacterized protein LOC126267082: protein MASLAFLMLAAFLSNAAAAPAQNTPATTNAALGIDVSPSAELPQTSERDQHAVNGEEDDAYYYTYDGDDTDAAAPTGLEDDYAAGGDDMDAAASMAFRPLFRYRAQQRNRRRMRAERRYRSSRNHW, encoded by the coding sequence ATGCTCGCTGCATTCCTCAGCAACGCCGCTGCCGCTCCGGCCCAGAATACACCAGCCACAACGAACGCAGCACTTGGAATCGATGTCTCACCGAGTGCAGAACTTCCACAGACCAGCGAACGTGACCAGCACGCTGTCAACGGAGAGGAAGACGACGCCTATTATTACACCTATGACGGCGACGACACGGACGCAGCGGCACCGACCGGCTTGGAAGACGACTACGCGGCCGGCGGCGACGACATGGATGCCGCGGCGTCCATGGCGTTCCGGCCGCTGTTCCGCTACCGGGCGCAGCAGAGGAACCGCCGGCGGATGCGCGCCGAGCGCCGCTACCGCAGCAGCAGAAACCACTGGTGA